A single window of Nicotiana tomentosiformis chromosome 1, ASM39032v3, whole genome shotgun sequence DNA harbors:
- the LOC104117676 gene encoding auxin-induced protein X10A-like encodes MAIRMPSIIKKSSTTGDVPKGHFVVYVGEKQKKRFVIPLSFLSQPAFQDLLSQAEEEFGFDHPMGGLTIPCSEDVFVDLTSRLYAIVLKYSTSGDVPKGYFVVYIGEEQKKRFVIPISFLSQLLFQELLCQAEEEFGFDHPMGGITIPCTEDVFVDLTSRLRN; translated from the exons ATGGCTATTCGTATGCCTAGTATAATCAAGAAGTCTTCTACAACTGGAGATGTTCCAAAGGGACATTTTGTTGTTTATGTTGGGGAGAAACAAAAGAAGAGATTTGTGATCCCATTATCATTCTTGAGTCAACCGGCATTTCAAGACTTGCTTAGCCAAGCTGAGGAAGAATTTGGCTTTGATCATCCAATGGGTGGTCTCACAATTCCCTGTAGCGAGGATGTGTTCGTTGATCTTACTTCTCGcttgt ATGCTATTGTTTTGAAGTATTCCACATCTGGAGATGTTCCCAAGGGATATTTTGTTGTATATATTGGGGAAGAGCAGAAGAAGAGATTTGTGATCCCCATATCATTCTTGAGCCAACTTTTATTTCAAGAATTGCTCTGTCAAGCTGAGGAAGAATTTGGTTTCGATCATCCAATGGGTGGTATCACAATTCCCTGCACTGAGGATGTCTTCGTCGACCTCACTTCTCGTTTAAGGAACTGA